The following proteins are encoded in a genomic region of Lentimicrobiaceae bacterium:
- a CDS encoding sugar porter family MFS transporter has translation MQEIAKSTYLYFICLIATMGGLMFGFDIAIISGAVPFIQPYFGWDELQLGWGVSSLLVGAIVGAFGSGVLTDKYGRKKILIVVALFFAFSCAATAVATSSVFFILARLTGGLAVGAASVLSPMYVAEVAPAKNRGTLVAIYQLTIVLGILISYTINYTLHDLENNWRWMFASGVIPSVVFFIGLFFIPESPRWLYKAGRKREALVVLTRIGGSEMANSEISEIAESLKVNTTSATIAELFKPSSRKVIAFGFVLAVFVQISGINTIVDYAPKILLAAGVKIENALLQTSLIGLINGLFTLVAIFLIDKAGRRMLYLVGSLGMTVTLLLLALSFYLELSGIFTLICILLFIAFFASCIGPAFWTLVSEIFPNRIRGKAIAFASFTQWIFNFFVVLLFPHFLASVGGAATFLFLALMAFLQWLFTYLYLPETKGKTLEEIEKLWETKK, from the coding sequence ATGCAAGAAATAGCTAAATCAACTTACCTTTATTTCATATGCCTTATAGCCACCATGGGAGGCCTCATGTTTGGTTTCGATATTGCTATCATTTCAGGAGCAGTTCCGTTTATTCAACCCTATTTTGGCTGGGACGAACTGCAGTTGGGATGGGGAGTCAGCTCTCTCCTGGTAGGGGCAATTGTCGGGGCATTTGGCTCCGGAGTCCTCACTGACAAATACGGGCGAAAAAAGATACTTATAGTTGTAGCACTGTTTTTTGCATTTTCATGTGCAGCCACAGCTGTTGCAACTTCATCGGTTTTCTTTATTCTGGCGCGCCTCACGGGAGGATTAGCGGTGGGAGCGGCATCCGTCCTTTCACCCATGTATGTGGCCGAAGTGGCGCCGGCGAAAAATCGTGGAACACTCGTGGCAATTTATCAGCTTACAATTGTGCTTGGGATACTTATTTCATATACAATTAATTATACGCTTCACGATTTGGAGAATAACTGGCGATGGATGTTTGCCTCAGGGGTGATCCCTTCCGTGGTGTTTTTTATTGGTCTGTTTTTTATTCCGGAAAGTCCACGATGGCTCTATAAAGCTGGCCGGAAAAGGGAAGCTTTGGTTGTTCTGACAAGAATAGGAGGCAGTGAGATGGCCAATTCGGAAATATCCGAAATTGCCGAATCGCTCAAAGTCAATACAACTTCAGCAACCATTGCAGAATTGTTCAAACCCTCTTCACGAAAAGTGATTGCTTTTGGATTTGTGCTGGCTGTTTTTGTTCAGATCAGCGGAATTAACACAATTGTAGATTATGCACCAAAGATATTACTGGCAGCCGGAGTCAAAATTGAAAATGCCTTACTTCAAACCTCCCTGATTGGATTAATTAACGGTCTGTTCACCCTTGTCGCTATTTTCCTGATCGATAAAGCAGGCCGGCGAATGCTCTATCTGGTTGGTTCCTTGGGGATGACGGTTACCCTTTTGCTTCTGGCATTGTCGTTCTATCTCGAACTAAGCGGTATTTTTACGCTGATTTGCATTTTGTTGTTTATCGCTTTTTTCGCTTCATGCATCGGTCCCGCTTTCTGGACGCTGGTTTCTGAGATATTTCCCAATAGAATAAGAGGAAAAGCAATAGCTTTTGCCTCGTTTACGCAATGGATCTTTAACTTCTTTGTAGTACTACTTTTCCCCCATTTTCTTGCTTCAGTAGGTGGTGCAGCAACTTTCCTATTTCTGGCGCTAATGGCTTTTCTTCAATGGCTGTTCACCTATTTGTATCTGCCAGAAACAAAGGGAAAGACTCTGGAGGAAATTGAAAAACTCTGGGAAACGAAAAAATAG